From the Chitinophaga lutea genome, the window GGCCTGTAAAAAGAATTCATTCCATATCACCGAGCGCGACATCATCACCAATTCGACGGTGGCCCGCCTGAAAGTCGGTTACTTCAGTGCATCCGTCAACAACCAGGGCGTGCAGGTCAAGATCAACGGCGTGCGCCAGAGCAACAACCTCATCTATCCCATCGCCTTTCCCGGCGGCGGCCTCAATACCGGAGGTTCCAGCAACAGCGACTACCTGTACCTGACACCGGGTGAGACCAACGTCGACATCTCCGTGCCCAAAGCCAGGACAGACGAAGATTCCGTGAAGATATTCAACTTCGCGGCTCCCCTGGAAGCCGGTAAACGGTACACATTGTTCACCACCGACACGATGCCGAACGTAACCGGCATACTGGTGCCGGACGATACCGAGGCGCCCACGAACACCGATGCCCGTATCAAGTTCATCAACCTGATGCCCAACGTGCCGGCAGTGGACTTTTATCAGCGTACAACGCTGGTATTCGGCAACGTGGCGTACAAAAGCGTAACCGAATACAAAAACATTCCGTTCGGCAGCGATACGTTCCTGATCCGCGCGGCAGGCAGCGGCCCCACCGGCACGGTGATCGCCACACGGGTGATCGCCACGGCCAGGCAACGCATCTATACGTTTTTCTCGAGGGGTTACAGGACCGCCACCGGTACCCGTGCTCCGAACGTATCTGCCTTGATTGTGCAGTAACGTTGCGGCAGCATGGCAAAGAGGATGCACCTCCTGTTCAGAACGATGCGTTCTTCACAGATGGAAACATTCAGGCCTGCTACGCATAAAAAAATCATGGCATACGCCGCCCGTTTCACCGGGCGGCGTATTTTTGTATATGCACCTGCGTAACGACATCCTCAAAGAACATTCCCGCGAAAACACCCTGCGCATCGCCAAATGGATCGGTAACAAACCCGACCGTGTCACCGCCCTGATGGAACTTTTCCTGCACGACGAATACCGCGTGGTGCAGCGCGCCGCCTGGATACTGAGCCATGTGGCGGAGAAACATCCTGCCCTGGTAGAGCCTCACCTGCATCAGATGGTGGACCGTATGGGACATCCGGGTATACCGGTAGCGGTTAAACGAAATGTAGTACGGATTTTGCAGTTCCTGCCTGTGCCTGAAAACCTGCAGGGGCCGGTGATGGACTATTGTTTCCGTTTCCTGGAAGACCCGCAGGAAACGGTGGCCGTACGCGCGTTTTCGATGACGGTACTGGCGAACCTCGCCGAGCAGTATCCGGAGATCAGGAACGAGATTGTTCTGCTGATCGAAGACCAGCTTCGGGAAGGCGCCACACCCGGCTTTAAAAGCCGTGGTAAAAAAACGCTGGCACGGCTGGCGAAGGGGCATAAGAACTGATGGCGTTGTTGTGATGTGTAGAACGGCACGGCAGGATGTAAAACAGGGAATTGCAGGAGAACTCTCTCGGGTGATGTGCAGTATGAGAGCTGTTGTAATATGAAAAAGATGCGGCAGGATGCAAAACAGGTAATTGCAGGAAAGCACTTTTGGGTGATACTGCAGTATGGGCTGTTGTAGTATGAAAAAATACGGCAGGATGCCCGGCGTGAAGCCCCTTCGAATCTCAAACGCAGTATCTTCCGCCGATGACAAGGCATAAAAAAACCCGGAGCATGGCACTCCGGGCTATTGAATCTATTTCGATAACACTTAAAAACTAGTTGTTACCTGCAGGCTTGTCTTCTGCCGGTTTATCAGCAGGCGGCCTGTTGGCATACTTGATCTCAATCGGGCGGCGTGCCGGGGCAGGCTGCGGTTGAGCGGGCTGAACGGGCTGGGACTGTGATTCGCCGCCTTCCCTGGGCTCTCTCGGTTCCCTGGGTTCTCTTGCCTCTTTCGGCGGTTTTTCGCCGGCCGGTTTTTTCTTGGCAGACTTCGGTGCGAAAATCGCGATCATGCGTTTGCCTTCCATCAGCGGCATCCCTTCCAGGGCGCCTACTTCCGCCAGGCGTTCCGCGAACTTCAGCAGAATCAACTCACCACGTTCCTTGAACATGATGGCGCGGCCTTTAAACTGCACGTATGTTTTAACCTTATTGCCTTCCTTGAGGAATTTCTCGGCATGTTTGGCTTTAAAATCAAAGTCGTGATCATCGGTATTCGGCGTAAAGCGGATTTCCTTCACCTCGCTCTTGTGAGCGTTCGCCTTCATTTCCTTTTCCTTCTTCTTCTTCTCGTAAAGGAATTTATTATAATCGATGATACGGCAAACAGGGGGGGCTGCATTGGGGGATATTTCTACGAGGTCAAGCCCCTGGTCTTCCGCCATGCGCAATGCTTCGTCCGTTCTGTAAATGCCCGGCTCCACATTTTCGCCTACCAACCTGATTTCCGGAACACGGATCATCCTGTTGGTAC encodes:
- a CDS encoding DUF4397 domain-containing protein; amino-acid sequence: MRVIFIIICISVLAACKKNSFHITERDIITNSTVARLKVGYFSASVNNQGVQVKINGVRQSNNLIYPIAFPGGGLNTGGSSNSDYLYLTPGETNVDISVPKARTDEDSVKIFNFAAPLEAGKRYTLFTTDTMPNVTGILVPDDTEAPTNTDARIKFINLMPNVPAVDFYQRTTLVFGNVAYKSVTEYKNIPFGSDTFLIRAAGSGPTGTVIATRVIATARQRIYTFFSRGYRTATGTRAPNVSALIVQ
- the infC gene encoding translation initiation factor IF-3 produces the protein MIRVPEIRLVGENVEPGIYRTDEALRMAEDQGLDLVEISPNAAPPVCRIIDYNKFLYEKKKKEKEMKANAHKSEVKEIRFTPNTDDHDFDFKAKHAEKFLKEGNKVKTYVQFKGRAIMFKERGELILLKFAERLAEVGALEGMPLMEGKRMIAIFAPKSAKKKPAGEKPPKEAREPREPREPREGGESQSQPVQPAQPQPAPARRPIEIKYANRPPADKPAEDKPAGNN